The genome window TGCTTCGGCCCGACGACTTCTACCAGGGCGCCCACCGCACCCTCTACGAGGCGATGCTCGGCCTCTACGAGGGGGGGCGCCCGATCGACCACCTGACCCTCTCCGCGGTCATCCGGGACCGGGGGGCGGAGCAGCAGATCGGCGGACTCGCCTACCTGGCCGAGATCGTCTCCACGGTCCCGTTATCCGCGAACGCGGCGGAATACGCGGTCATCGTCAAGGAGAAGTCGATCCTCCGGAAGTCGATCGTCGCCGCGCAGGAGATCTCGACCTCCGCGTTCCAGGGGGTGGGCGACCTGCGGGAGTTCCTCGACCGGATGGAGGAGCGGATCTTCGCCATCTCGGGGGAGGAGATCAAGCCGAAGTATTTCTCGATGAACGAGATGGCGCGCGCGGCGCTGAAGGACATCGAGAAGGCGTACGAGCAGAAGAAGCGGATCACCGGCATCCCGTCCGGCTTCCGCGACCTGGACGAGGTGACCGCCGGATTCCAGAAGTCGAACATGATCGTCGTCGCCGCGCGCCCCGCGATGGGGAAGACGTCGCTGTGCCTCAACATCGCGGTGTCGGCCGCCATCCGGCACAAGGTGCCGGTCGCCATCTTCTCCCTCGAGATGAGCCGGCAGGAGCTGGCGATGCGGATGATCTGCTCGGAGGCGCGGGTGAACTTCCAGCGGCTCCGCACCGGGCAGATCGGGCAGGAGGAGATCAACCGGCTGGTCGCCGCGGTGGCGAAGCTGTCCGACGCGCCGATCTACACGGACGACTCCGGGGCGCTGTCGGCGCTCGACCTCCGCGCGCGGGCGAGGCGCCTGAAGAAGGACAAGGACGTCGGGCTGATCATCATCGACTACCTGCAGCTCATGCGGGGCTCCGCCGCGCGCTCCAACCCGGACAACCGCGTGCAGGAGGTCTCCGAGATCTCCCGGTCGATGAAGGCGCTGGCCAAGGAGCTTGACATCCCGGTGATCGCCATCTCCCAGCTCTCCCGCGGCGTCGAGAACCGGAGCGACAAGCGCCCGCAGATGGCGGATCTACGCGAGTGCGTGACGGGCGACACCCTCGTCCTGACCACCGACGGCGGCCGCGTTCCGATTCGCGAGCTGGTGGGTAAATCGGTCGATGTGTGGGCGATGTCCCCCGAGGGGCGCATCGTCCCCGCGAAGAGCGATTGCGTCTGGTCGGTTGGCGTGAAGCCGGTGATGCGTGTCACCCTTGCGAGCGGCCGGACGATCCGCGCCACCGCGGAGCACCTGTTGTACGGCGCGGGAGCGTGGACGCGCGTCGGAGTTCTTAGATCCGGTGACGCACTTGCCGTCGCCCGCGAAGAGGTATTTTCATCCTGTCCAGAGAGGACCACTGCGGGAGGGACCGGAACTGATAGGAGGAACGTCCGTTCCACCTCCACTCCTTCGGGAAAGGTTCCCGGAGGATACGCGTCGATATTGGAAGACGACGCCTTGCGACAGTGGGCGGAAAGCGACCTGTTCTGGGACCGGGTCATGGAGGTTTCGCCGGACGGTTCGGAAGAGGTGTTCGATCTGACCGTTCCGGGACCGGCTTCGTGGTTTGCCGACGGTGTGGTCAGCCACAACTCGGGCGCGATCGAGCAGGACAGCGACCTGATCCTGTTCGTTTACCGCGAGGAGATGTACAGCAAGGAGAAGACGCCGCAGGAGGAAAAGGGGGTCGCGGAGATCATCGTCGGAAAGAACCGCAGCGGCCCCATGCGCGACGTCAAGCTCGCCTTCCTCGCGCAGTTCACCCGGTTCGAGGACCTTGCGCAGGACTACGAATGAACGACGACCGCCCGGCGAGTCCCGGACGAGGAGGCGAGTCATGAAGCATTCGGTTTACTTCGAGGGGAAGGTCCAGAGTCTCGGGGTGAACACTCCGGACGGATTCGCCACCGTCGGCGTGATCGAGCCGGGTTCGTACACCTTCTCGACCTCGTCGGAAGAGCGCATCGTTCTCATCGAAGGGACGCTGCGGGTGAAATTGCCCGGCGAGGAGTGGAAGATCCTGTCCCGGGGCCAGGAAGTCGTCGTCCGGCCGAAGGTCTCCTTCGAAATCCAGGCGCAGGCCGACGCGGCCTATATCTGCTACTACCGGTGACGGTTCGGACCGGTCCGCGACGCCCTTGCGGCCGATCTTGACCGTCCCGGAAGCGCGATCGATCACCTGCCGCGTTCTTCCAGCAGTTGCCGGATTTTCGGGAGCGCGGCCTGGGCGGCCTTCTCCCCCTCCAGGATCGCCTCGTGGCGCCTCGTGAAGTCGCCGGAGGCGATGTGCCCCACCTTCGGGCGGATCACGACGTCCGCGCGGGCCACCTGGTCCGCCGCGATCTTCGAATACATGATGTTGATCGACTGGAAGATCGTGTCGAGCGTCGTCTCGGGGGCGACGCCGGAAACGCCGCCGGAGATGTCGACGGCGATCACCACGTCCGCCCCCAGCCGCCGCGCCGCGTCCACCGCCACCGGGCTCGCGACGCCGCCGTCCACATAGGTCCTCTCCCCGATCCGCACCGGCCGGAAGACCCCCGGGATGGAGCAGCTCGCGCGCACCGCGCTCCCCGTGTTTCCCTTCCCGAACACCGTCTCCTGGCCGGTCGCGACGTCCACGGCCACCGCGTGGAACGGGATCCGCAGCTTCTCCATCGTCGTGCCGCGCACCATCCGGTTGACGTACGCCTCGAGCTTCTCCCCCTTCACGAACCCGTTGTCGGGGACGGTCAGGTCCGCCAGCTCTCCCTTCTCCAGTCCCATCGCGATCCTCTGCAGGTCGTACGCGGAGTAACCGTAGGCGTATAGGCTGCCGACGAAGCTGCCGACGCTGGTACCGACGACCATCGAAACCGGGACGCGGTCCGCCTCCAGGATCTTCAACACCCCGACGTGGGCGAATCCCTTGGCCGCGCCCGCCCCGAGCACCAGGGCCACCTTGACCGGCTTTCGGACCGCTTCGGGCGGTGAAGGCTTCACCTCCGGCCCCGCGCACGACGCGAGGAGGAACAGGAGCAGGGAGACGGCGGCGGCAGCCGGGGGACTCTGGCGCATGGCGGGGCTCCGTTCAAGGGAAAAGGGTGGGACGGCCCTCCGCCGAAGCGAAGGCGCCGTCCGCCAGTTTCGCGAGCACCGTTTTCGCCGCCGCGACGGCCGACACCACGGCGTCCCCGCCGGCGATCCGCGCGGCGATGGCGGAGGCGAGCGCGCATCCGGTGCCGTGCGGATCCCCGCGCCGGGAGCCGACGGGGGGAAGAATCGTGACCGGCCCTCCGGGGAGGGCGACGAGGTCGGTCCCGCGCCGTCCCCTCCACGGGAAGTGGCCTCCTTTCAGGACGACCGCCGCTCCCGTGAGGTCGGACAGCAGGACGGCGGCGTCGCCGGCGGCGGCGAAGGAGCCGATCCTCCGGTCGAGGAGCTTTTCCGCTTCCGGGAGGTTCGGGGTGATCACCGCCGCACGCCGCAGCAGCAGACGGTACGCCGGAAGGGCGGCGGCGGCCAGGAGGGGGGACCCGGACGAGGAGCGGAGCACGGGGTCGACGACCACGGGCACCCCGCGGCGGGCCGAGACGAAGGCCAGGATCGCCTCCGCGGCCGCGCGCGTGCCGACCATGCCGACCTTCACCGCCCGGACCCGGAACGCACGGTCGACCGCCTCGAGGGAGTCGTCGAGGACCTCCCGGGGGATCGGCGCGAACCGCGAGAAGGCGGCGGTGGTCTGGACCGTCAGGCAGGAGGCGACGGCGCACGCGTGCGCCCCGGCCGCCGCCGCCGCGCGGGAGTCCATCAGGATCCCGGCGCCTCCGGTCGGATCGAGCCCGCCGAAGGCCAGGATCACCGGCGTCGAGTCTCGTTTTCCCATAGGGCCACGAACTCCTTCGTCCGTTCTCGTACGTCTTCGCCGCCGAACAGGTCGGAGATGACGG of Deltaproteobacteria bacterium contains these proteins:
- a CDS encoding pyrimidine/purine nucleoside phosphorylase, with the protein product MKHSVYFEGKVQSLGVNTPDGFATVGVIEPGSYTFSTSSEERIVLIEGTLRVKLPGEEWKILSRGQEVVVRPKVSFEIQAQADAAYICYYR
- a CDS encoding patatin-like phospholipase family protein; translated protein: MRQSPPAAAAVSLLLFLLASCAGPEVKPSPPEAVRKPVKVALVLGAGAAKGFAHVGVLKILEADRVPVSMVVGTSVGSFVGSLYAYGYSAYDLQRIAMGLEKGELADLTVPDNGFVKGEKLEAYVNRMVRGTTMEKLRIPFHAVAVDVATGQETVFGKGNTGSAVRASCSIPGVFRPVRIGERTYVDGGVASPVAVDAARRLGADVVIAVDISGGVSGVAPETTLDTIFQSINIMYSKIAADQVARADVVIRPKVGHIASGDFTRRHEAILEGEKAAQAALPKIRQLLEERGR
- a CDS encoding bifunctional hydroxymethylpyrimidine kinase/phosphomethylpyrimidine kinase gives rise to the protein MGKRDSTPVILAFGGLDPTGGAGILMDSRAAAAAGAHACAVASCLTVQTTAAFSRFAPIPREVLDDSLEAVDRAFRVRAVKVGMVGTRAAAEAILAFVSARRGVPVVVDPVLRSSSGSPLLAAAALPAYRLLLRRAAVITPNLPEAEKLLDRRIGSFAAAGDAAVLLSDLTGAAVVLKGGHFPWRGRRGTDLVALPGGPVTILPPVGSRRGDPHGTGCALASAIAARIAGGDAVVSAVAAAKTVLAKLADGAFASAEGRPTLFP
- the dnaB gene encoding replicative DNA helicase, whose product is MNGSKSAPPGGNDASLRVPPHNLHAEQAVLASVLLNNDLMSDVVEVLRPDDFYQGAHRTLYEAMLGLYEGGRPIDHLTLSAVIRDRGAEQQIGGLAYLAEIVSTVPLSANAAEYAVIVKEKSILRKSIVAAQEISTSAFQGVGDLREFLDRMEERIFAISGEEIKPKYFSMNEMARAALKDIEKAYEQKKRITGIPSGFRDLDEVTAGFQKSNMIVVAARPAMGKTSLCLNIAVSAAIRHKVPVAIFSLEMSRQELAMRMICSEARVNFQRLRTGQIGQEEINRLVAAVAKLSDAPIYTDDSGALSALDLRARARRLKKDKDVGLIIIDYLQLMRGSAARSNPDNRVQEVSEISRSMKALAKELDIPVIAISQLSRGVENRSDKRPQMADLRECVTGDTLVLTTDGGRVPIRELVGKSVDVWAMSPEGRIVPAKSDCVWSVGVKPVMRVTLASGRTIRATAEHLLYGAGAWTRVGVLRSGDALAVAREEVFSSCPERTTAGGTGTDRRNVRSTSTPSGKVPGGYASILEDDALRQWAESDLFWDRVMEVSPDGSEEVFDLTVPGPASWFADGVVSHNSGAIEQDSDLILFVYREEMYSKEKTPQEEKGVAEIIVGKNRSGPMRDVKLAFLAQFTRFEDLAQDYE